A region of Chitinophaga horti DNA encodes the following proteins:
- a CDS encoding family 20 glycosylhydrolase — translation MKLTNTLLGLLVAAGATQAASAQSIIPKPLQIKQSAGNFNLAAAAIVVPPTATADVKRLSAYMADVLKQESGKSLPVKDVAPAKGGITLELKAIDSLGEEGYTLNIQPEGMKLVAATPAGLFHGIQSVRQLAIAEGNSLRSVAVYDRPQFGWRGFMLDVSRHYFPKEVVKRYIDHLALLKMNTFHWHLVDDEGWRIEIKKYPKLTAVGAYRPDRLGTDWRSQAPSAEGEAAKYGGFYTQADIREIVAYAAERYITVIPEIEMPAHALSAMVPYPQLACFDGFPKVLPSGGGPKFREYIYCAGNEQSFQFIDDVLTELAALFPAGYIHIGGDEAPKEKWAVCPKCQQRIKDEGLHNEHELQSYFIKRVEKMLQAKGKKLIGWDEIREGGLSPDATVMAWRGIKPALQSAAEGHKVIITPKHLSYFDYPQGKGYEPTGFGTRLYLEDLYNFDNSLPDFSDTLKSMVLGLQANLWTEQTQTLSDIEYRTFPRLFALAENAWSAPEQKDFNDFTTRMAAYYPWLDKNGINYRKPDVVSRYANYVFTDSMKVTLQAPHKDGEIRYTTDLTEPDKRSPLYTNAFIIKKDAVVNAREILPDGRLSQVKVLRFTKQALLPSVKPEVLAQGMFYKYYEATGSVKNLKASPAVKQGWVTHFELPELFTDNGFGVSFEGNIYVPKDGVYTFFLQSSDGSAMFIGDKQIVDNEGTHPQQEGYGQVALKAGYHPFSVYYYDTYQAEYLKVLYEGPGITKQAIPNEVLFR, via the coding sequence ATGAAGCTGACTAATACACTACTGGGATTGCTGGTAGCTGCCGGTGCCACACAGGCGGCATCTGCCCAGTCCATTATCCCGAAACCCTTGCAGATAAAGCAGTCCGCCGGCAATTTTAACCTGGCCGCTGCCGCGATCGTTGTTCCGCCCACCGCTACGGCGGATGTAAAGCGGCTTTCGGCTTACATGGCCGATGTGCTGAAGCAGGAGAGTGGTAAAAGCCTGCCGGTGAAGGACGTAGCACCTGCGAAAGGAGGCATTACGCTGGAGTTAAAGGCGATCGATTCATTAGGGGAAGAAGGGTATACGCTGAACATACAGCCGGAAGGTATGAAACTCGTGGCTGCTACGCCGGCCGGGCTCTTTCACGGCATACAATCGGTCCGGCAACTGGCGATCGCAGAGGGTAATAGTCTGCGCAGTGTAGCGGTTTACGATCGCCCGCAATTCGGGTGGCGTGGGTTTATGCTGGATGTGTCGCGGCATTACTTTCCAAAAGAGGTGGTGAAGCGGTATATAGACCACTTGGCGTTGCTGAAAATGAATACGTTCCACTGGCACCTTGTTGATGATGAGGGCTGGAGGATCGAAATAAAGAAATACCCGAAACTTACGGCTGTAGGCGCTTATCGTCCGGACAGGCTGGGCACGGATTGGCGCAGCCAGGCGCCATCTGCAGAAGGGGAGGCGGCTAAGTACGGCGGCTTTTATACCCAGGCAGATATCAGGGAAATCGTAGCCTATGCAGCGGAGCGTTATATTACGGTGATCCCGGAAATAGAGATGCCGGCACATGCGTTGTCGGCCATGGTGCCTTATCCGCAGCTGGCCTGTTTCGACGGGTTCCCTAAGGTGTTGCCATCCGGTGGTGGACCTAAGTTTCGCGAGTACATTTACTGTGCGGGCAATGAGCAAAGCTTCCAGTTTATAGATGATGTGCTCACCGAATTGGCAGCGCTGTTCCCGGCGGGTTACATTCACATTGGCGGCGACGAAGCCCCCAAAGAAAAGTGGGCGGTATGCCCGAAGTGCCAGCAGCGTATTAAAGATGAGGGTTTACATAACGAACACGAGCTGCAATCTTACTTTATCAAAAGGGTAGAAAAAATGTTGCAGGCCAAAGGTAAAAAGCTGATCGGCTGGGATGAGATCCGCGAAGGCGGTCTGAGCCCGGACGCTACAGTAATGGCCTGGCGCGGTATAAAGCCTGCGTTGCAATCGGCGGCAGAAGGCCATAAGGTCATCATTACCCCTAAACACTTGTCTTACTTCGATTACCCGCAAGGCAAAGGTTATGAGCCTACCGGCTTTGGCACCCGTCTTTATCTGGAAGACCTGTACAACTTCGATAATAGTCTGCCCGACTTTTCCGATACCCTAAAATCAATGGTACTGGGCTTGCAGGCGAACCTGTGGACGGAGCAAACGCAAACGCTGTCCGATATCGAATACCGCACCTTTCCGCGCCTGTTCGCGCTGGCGGAAAATGCCTGGTCGGCGCCGGAGCAGAAGGACTTTAACGACTTTACTACCCGTATGGCCGCGTATTATCCCTGGCTCGATAAGAATGGCATCAACTACCGTAAGCCCGATGTGGTGAGCAGGTACGCCAATTATGTATTTACCGATTCGATGAAAGTAACGTTACAGGCACCGCATAAAGATGGAGAGATCCGCTACACCACAGATCTTACGGAGCCGGATAAACGTTCACCGCTTTATACCAACGCTTTTATCATTAAAAAGGATGCCGTGGTGAACGCACGCGAGATATTGCCCGACGGTCGGTTGAGCCAGGTGAAAGTATTACGTTTTACGAAACAGGCGTTGTTGCCCTCGGTAAAGCCCGAAGTATTGGCGCAGGGAATGTTTTACAAGTATTATGAGGCTACAGGCAGCGTGAAGAATCTGAAGGCCTCCCCGGCCGTGAAGCAGGGTTGGGTAACACATTTCGAACTGCCGGAACTGTTTACTGACAATGGTTTTGGCGTAAGCTTCGAAGGCAATATTTATGTGCCGAAAGACGGCGTGTATACTTTCTTCTTACAATCGAGCGACGGCAGTGCGATGTTTATCGGTGACAAACAAATCGTGGATAATGAGGGCACTCATCCGCAGCAGGAAGGCTATGGACAAGTAGCCTTGAAAGCCGGTTATCATCCCTTCAGCGTTTACTACTATGATACCTACCAGGCGGAGTACCTGAAGGTGTTGTACGAGGGGCCGGGTATCACGAAGCAGGCTATTCCCAACGAAGTTTTATTTAGATAA
- a CDS encoding sugar-binding domain-containing protein: MTKRITLLLLTILFGITTHAQRAKFNFNSGWKVYVGDTSGAAAPSFNDAAWKPVTLPYAWNEAEAFRKDITELSTGIAWYRKRFTLPATAAGQKVFIEFEGIRQAGDFYLNGQHIGLHENGVTAFGFDVTDKIVKGDNVIAVRIDNAWDYREKATNQKYQWEDKNFNANYGGINKNVYLHLTGKVYQTLPLFTPLQTTGTYVYATDYDVAARKALLHVESEVKNESGRAQEVTMEVQVTDASNKPVKTFSGKTVTVKAGETAMLQASAQVENLHFWSWGYGYLYQVTSVLKINGKPVDMVTTRTGFRKTDFKNGMIYLNDRVMMVHGYAQRTSNEWPSVGLSVPAWLSDYSNGLMVKSNGNLVRWMHITPWKQDIESCDRVGLLQAMPAGDAEADVKGTRWEQRKAVMRDAIIYNRNNPSIVFYESGNESVSEEHMTEMKAIRDRYDPHGGRAIGSREMLNSKVAEYGGEMLYTNKSAGIPLWAMEYSRDEGSRKYWDDYTPPYHKDGDGPQHKGQSAAVYNRNMESHAIENVKRWYEFWLERPGTGKRVSAGGVNIVFSETNTHHRGAENYRRSGEVDALRIPKENFYAHQVIWNGWVSPEKPGIHIIGHWNYQPGVTKAMYVISSADKVELKVNGQSLGFGAKSDGFLFTFPAVAWSAGSITAVGFDSTGKQLCSTTKSTTGAPAALKLTNIPNPRGWQADGHDLALVQVEVVDAQGNRVPDALHTIRYACTGPATFIGGMAMGPDNYTLTNEFPVEGGVNRALIRSAVRPGNVTLTVSADGLKPATLRLNTLPVATVNGLGTKLPSDGLPGQLDKGPTPATPSYTELRTALNIIGTTAGANNDSARRSYDDNELSDWVNDGQLGTAWIEYELEKESLVTEVTLKLNNFKSRNYPLRITVDGREAFNGTTARSLGYVTLPCKPQKGRKVRIQLVGSTRAEAEAQMTEVTGKKLDDGVARNDAAAKGTLSIIEAEIYTLPSFKSK; this comes from the coding sequence ATGACTAAGAGAATCACCCTGCTGTTGCTCACGATCCTTTTCGGCATCACCACACATGCGCAACGCGCAAAGTTTAATTTTAATTCCGGTTGGAAAGTATATGTCGGAGACACATCCGGCGCAGCAGCGCCCTCTTTTAACGACGCTGCCTGGAAGCCGGTAACACTTCCGTATGCCTGGAACGAAGCGGAAGCTTTTCGTAAAGACATCACAGAACTTTCTACTGGCATTGCCTGGTACCGCAAACGCTTCACACTGCCCGCCACCGCAGCCGGACAAAAGGTGTTCATCGAGTTTGAAGGCATTCGCCAGGCCGGTGATTTTTATTTGAACGGCCAGCATATTGGTCTGCACGAAAATGGTGTTACCGCTTTTGGGTTCGATGTAACCGATAAGATTGTAAAGGGAGATAACGTCATCGCTGTACGTATCGATAATGCCTGGGATTACCGCGAAAAGGCCACTAATCAAAAGTATCAGTGGGAAGATAAAAATTTCAACGCCAACTATGGTGGTATTAATAAGAACGTATACCTGCATCTCACCGGCAAGGTGTATCAAACCCTACCGCTCTTTACACCGCTGCAAACAACGGGCACTTATGTGTATGCGACCGACTATGACGTGGCCGCCCGTAAGGCATTACTGCACGTTGAATCAGAAGTAAAAAACGAAAGCGGCCGCGCACAAGAAGTAACTATGGAAGTACAGGTGACAGATGCGTCTAACAAACCTGTTAAAACATTCAGTGGCAAAACCGTAACTGTAAAAGCCGGCGAGACCGCCATGTTACAGGCTTCCGCGCAAGTAGAGAACTTACATTTCTGGAGCTGGGGATACGGTTACCTGTACCAGGTAACATCTGTATTAAAGATAAATGGCAAACCCGTAGATATGGTAACTACCCGTACCGGCTTTCGTAAAACGGATTTCAAAAACGGTATGATTTACCTGAACGACCGGGTGATGATGGTACATGGCTACGCACAGCGTACCTCCAACGAGTGGCCGTCTGTCGGTTTGTCTGTGCCTGCCTGGTTAAGCGATTACAGTAACGGGTTGATGGTGAAAAGTAATGGTAATCTCGTGCGCTGGATGCACATCACGCCCTGGAAGCAAGACATTGAAAGCTGCGACCGCGTTGGCCTGCTGCAGGCGATGCCCGCGGGCGATGCGGAGGCGGATGTAAAGGGTACGCGCTGGGAGCAACGTAAAGCGGTCATGCGCGACGCAATCATTTACAATCGTAATAATCCAAGCATCGTGTTTTATGAGTCGGGCAATGAAAGTGTGAGTGAAGAACATATGACCGAAATGAAGGCGATCCGCGACCGTTACGATCCGCACGGCGGCCGTGCCATTGGCTCCCGCGAAATGCTGAACAGCAAGGTAGCCGAATATGGTGGTGAAATGTTGTATACCAACAAAAGCGCCGGCATCCCTTTATGGGCGATGGAATACTCCCGCGATGAAGGTTCCCGTAAATACTGGGACGACTACACGCCGCCATACCATAAAGACGGCGATGGCCCGCAACACAAGGGACAAAGCGCCGCCGTGTACAACCGCAATATGGAAAGCCACGCCATCGAGAACGTGAAGCGCTGGTACGAGTTCTGGCTCGAGCGCCCCGGCACTGGCAAACGCGTAAGCGCAGGCGGTGTTAACATCGTTTTTTCAGAAACGAATACACATCATCGCGGTGCCGAAAACTACCGTCGCAGCGGCGAAGTAGATGCGCTCCGCATCCCGAAAGAAAACTTTTACGCACACCAGGTAATCTGGAACGGCTGGGTATCGCCCGAAAAACCAGGCATTCATATTATCGGCCACTGGAACTACCAACCAGGTGTAACGAAAGCGATGTATGTAATATCCAGCGCCGATAAAGTGGAGTTGAAAGTAAATGGACAATCCCTCGGTTTCGGTGCAAAAAGTGACGGCTTCCTGTTCACCTTTCCGGCAGTCGCCTGGTCCGCCGGTAGCATCACCGCGGTTGGATTTGACAGCACCGGCAAGCAGCTATGCAGCACGACAAAATCTACCACCGGCGCTCCCGCGGCATTAAAACTCACGAACATTCCTAATCCCCGCGGCTGGCAAGCCGATGGTCATGACCTGGCGCTTGTGCAGGTGGAAGTGGTAGACGCGCAGGGTAATCGTGTACCCGATGCATTACATACGATCCGTTATGCCTGCACCGGGCCGGCTACCTTCATTGGTGGTATGGCGATGGGGCCAGATAACTATACCCTTACGAACGAGTTCCCCGTGGAAGGCGGTGTAAACCGGGCTTTAATACGGTCTGCTGTCCGTCCAGGCAACGTTACGCTCACGGTTAGCGCAGACGGTCTTAAACCCGCCACCTTGCGCCTTAATACCCTGCCTGTCGCCACCGTTAACGGTCTCGGCACAAAGCTGCCGTCCGACGGCCTGCCTGGTCAGCTCGACAAAGGCCCGACACCGGCGACGCCTTCTTACACGGAGTTACGTACGGCATTAAACATCATCGGCACCACTGCCGGTGCTAACAACGACTCTGCCCGCCGCAGTTACGACGACAATGAGCTGTCCGACTGGGTAAATGACGGCCAGCTGGGTACCGCCTGGATCGAATACGAATTGGAAAAGGAGTCGCTCGTGACCGAAGTAACGCTGAAACTGAACAACTTCAAATCCCGCAATTACCCTTTACGTATTACCGTCGACGGACGGGAGGCTTTTAATGGTACCACCGCCCGCTCACTCGGCTACGTTACCCTGCCCTGCAAGCCGCAAAAAGGCCGTAAGGTGCGCATTCAACTGGTAGGTAGTACCCGCGCGGAGGCGGAGGCGCAAATGACCGAAGTAACCGGTAAAAAGCTGGATGACGGTGTGGCCCGTAACGATGCCGCTGCCAAGGGGACGTTGAGTATTATTGAGGCAGAAATTTATACCCTGCCTTCCTTCAAATCGAAATAA
- a CDS encoding LacI family DNA-binding transcriptional regulator: MEKKAPTIKEMARTLGISISAVSKALNNHPSIGLYTKERVARLAQKLNYVPNQAAIYFKQKKTCTIGVILPHLTDHFYTSILCGAETEAMQNGYNLIMCQSYDSLAREKELVAFMQKNRVDGVLVASSKETINYNHFQALESWNIPVVHMARQPKQYDCHSVISNVRDGARQAVNYFIEQGHRRIAHLNGPETMATSRERHSGYLDAHRAHQLPIHPELVQQTDFSRERNKQIVDSWMQQDEFPTAILAFKDLIVLEIMSLLKQYYPDKKEQVAVIGFGNHQLLQYMDHPPCASIEEQPAMIGQRATSLLLELMQLPGEQRSTSTTALDCKLVTYERP, from the coding sequence ATGGAAAAGAAGGCACCGACCATTAAGGAGATGGCGCGCACCCTTGGCATATCCATATCTGCCGTGTCCAAGGCTTTAAACAACCATCCCAGCATTGGGCTGTATACAAAAGAGCGGGTAGCGCGGCTGGCCCAAAAACTGAATTATGTACCAAACCAGGCCGCTATTTACTTCAAGCAGAAAAAAACCTGCACTATCGGCGTTATCCTACCCCACCTTACCGATCACTTTTACACCAGTATTCTTTGTGGGGCCGAAACAGAGGCCATGCAAAACGGCTACAACCTGATTATGTGCCAGTCGTATGATAGCCTGGCGCGCGAGAAGGAGCTGGTGGCCTTTATGCAAAAGAACCGGGTGGACGGCGTATTGGTGGCTTCCAGTAAGGAAACGATCAACTATAACCACTTCCAGGCACTCGAGTCGTGGAACATCCCGGTAGTACATATGGCGCGGCAGCCTAAACAGTACGACTGCCACAGCGTGATCAGCAATGTGCGCGACGGCGCGAGGCAAGCGGTGAATTACTTTATCGAACAGGGTCACCGGCGCATCGCACATCTGAATGGCCCGGAAACGATGGCTACCAGCCGGGAGCGGCATAGTGGTTACCTGGATGCACATCGTGCGCACCAGCTACCTATCCATCCCGAGCTGGTGCAGCAAACCGATTTTAGCCGCGAGCGTAACAAACAAATCGTGGACAGCTGGATGCAGCAGGACGAGTTTCCGACGGCGATACTCGCCTTCAAAGACCTGATCGTGCTGGAAATCATGTCGCTGCTGAAACAGTACTACCCGGATAAAAAGGAACAGGTAGCGGTGATCGGCTTTGGCAATCACCAGTTGTTACAGTATATGGATCACCCTCCCTGCGCATCTATCGAGGAACAACCGGCTATGATCGGGCAGCGGGCCACGAGTTTATTATTGGAGTTGATGCAATTGCCCGGTGAGCAGCGCAGCACCAGCACCACGGCACTCGATTGTAAACTGGTGACTTATGAGCGCCCATAG
- a CDS encoding HTH domain-containing protein, translating to MPKRYFERLQTIDYLIRIKGTGKPAQLAKRLRISERTLYEFLKMMRELGAPIEYDRYKESYYYSEKGGFTIQFNKTLGAIGATP from the coding sequence ATGCCAAAGCGTTATTTCGAAAGACTGCAAACCATTGATTACCTGATCAGGATCAAAGGCACCGGAAAGCCTGCCCAATTGGCCAAAAGGCTCCGCATCTCGGAACGCACACTCTATGAATTTCTTAAAATGATGAGAGAACTCGGCGCTCCGATAGAGTATGACCGCTATAAGGAAAGCTATTACTATTCCGAAAAAGGCGGCTTTACTATACAATTCAACAAAACACTCGGTGCCATCGGCGCTACGCCCTAA
- a CDS encoding c-type cytochrome: MKDNIRYFLLLLCLGLGVTVYAAPPSQEEGALIFKARCAACHNVNKKVLGPPLAKVYDRRSMEWITKFVQSSQSLIKSGDKDAVAIYAEFNNTTMPDHPDITPAQVESIVAYIKSQEVAADPNSGGFKPESRMPAYRPLQITDYGYITGFVAVVLLLILVMLIAVRVKDVEREMKEKS, from the coding sequence ATGAAAGATAACATCAGGTATTTTCTGCTGCTGCTGTGCCTGGGCCTCGGTGTAACAGTATATGCCGCCCCGCCTTCACAGGAAGAAGGAGCGCTCATTTTTAAGGCGCGCTGTGCGGCCTGCCATAACGTTAATAAAAAAGTGCTCGGCCCCCCGTTGGCGAAGGTGTACGACCGCCGTAGTATGGAGTGGATCACCAAATTCGTGCAATCTTCCCAGTCCCTGATCAAAAGCGGCGATAAAGATGCGGTAGCCATCTACGCCGAATTTAACAACACCACCATGCCCGACCACCCGGATATTACACCTGCCCAGGTAGAAAGCATTGTGGCGTACATTAAATCGCAGGAAGTAGCGGCAGATCCTAACAGTGGGGGCTTTAAGCCCGAAAGCCGGATGCCTGCTTACCGTCCTTTGCAGATCACCGATTATGGTTATATCACCGGTTTCGTTGCCGTGGTATTGCTGCTCATCCTCGTCATGCTGATCGCAGTGCGGGTGAAAGATGTGGAGCGCGAGATGAAGGAGAAAAGTTAG
- a CDS encoding SCO family protein, with the protein MKRNNKWVWLMLVLMLPLCAWLGVRTYERELGRLPVFSQVQYDSSYVFTDQHAQSFTFSNHAKQLTVANFFFTSCPVICPKMTKQLLRVQKAFESQPNIQLLSFTVDPAHDRPEVLSRYADTYGIRWTLLTGTKPALYKLARNAFRLVATEGDGGPTDFIHSDQLVLVDDRGNIRGYYEGTDADAVDELIHDLKQLQHER; encoded by the coding sequence ATGAAACGTAATAACAAATGGGTATGGTTGATGCTGGTGCTGATGTTGCCGCTGTGTGCCTGGCTGGGTGTGCGCACCTATGAGCGCGAGCTGGGCAGACTGCCGGTGTTCAGCCAGGTGCAATACGATTCCAGTTACGTTTTCACCGATCAGCACGCGCAGTCTTTTACTTTCAGTAACCATGCAAAACAGCTTACTGTGGCTAACTTCTTTTTTACCAGTTGCCCGGTAATATGTCCCAAAATGACCAAACAATTACTGCGCGTGCAAAAGGCTTTCGAAAGTCAACCCAATATTCAGCTGCTGTCTTTTACGGTAGATCCGGCGCACGATCGTCCCGAAGTGCTCAGCAGGTATGCAGATACCTATGGCATTCGCTGGACCTTGTTAACCGGTACCAAACCCGCACTGTACAAACTGGCCCGTAATGCCTTTCGCCTTGTTGCTACAGAAGGCGATGGCGGCCCGACGGATTTCATCCACAGCGATCAGCTCGTGCTGGTGGACGATCGCGGAAACATTCGCGGGTACTATGAAGGTACCGATGCCGATGCAGTAGACGAGCTTATTCACGACCTTAAACAACTTCAACATGAAAGATAA
- a CDS encoding cbb3-type cytochrome c oxidase subunit I — protein MNVSRSLRNVIIIELFVPITLLILGIYHGLMQVVYRAGVIHQSSAVKLDYYQGLTLHGVINAIVLTTFFAVSFGHATIFFYLKKEPNKKASWISLGLMVVGTLMAAWAILAGKASVLYTFYPPLKGHPLFYLGTALLIVGSWIPLFDWLVLYRSWKKENPGKKVPLAVLGTLVNFIVWFVCTLAVAYEVLVLLLPWAMGWTPTVNVTLARTLFWFFGHALVYFWLLPAYIMFYTMLPKVAGGKLYSDLAGRIALFLFLLLSVPVGVHHQFSDPNISSTTKWLSTVLTFAVAVPSFITAFTLSASLEYAGRQRGAKGLLGWFGKLPYLDSNRYLFGYMIAGLILFIFGGFTGIVNSSYALNNVVHNTSWLPGHFHMTVAGPVFLAMIAMSLHLIATLRGRKIFLPKVNVIVPYLWMIGVLIFSFGLMWGGLMGEPRRTNLGMTYLNPQNELYHPQWVPSTMLALSGGFIMFLAGMLYFVVFFGTFFRKKTETAGLDLPVSEAYHDEKMVPLFNGFKPWIIVMVVIILIAYVPALVDVLSNSGPGAPPHLPHNPMPGI, from the coding sequence ATGAATGTTAGTCGTTCATTGCGGAACGTAATTATTATAGAGTTATTTGTTCCGATCACCTTACTGATATTGGGTATTTACCACGGCTTAATGCAGGTGGTGTACCGTGCGGGCGTTATTCACCAGTCTTCAGCCGTTAAGCTGGACTATTACCAGGGGCTTACCCTGCATGGTGTGATCAATGCTATTGTGCTCACTACCTTTTTTGCCGTATCCTTTGGGCATGCTACCATCTTTTTCTACCTGAAAAAAGAACCCAATAAAAAGGCATCGTGGATATCCCTGGGCCTCATGGTCGTAGGTACCCTAATGGCTGCCTGGGCCATCCTGGCCGGTAAAGCCTCTGTGCTTTATACTTTTTATCCTCCATTAAAAGGCCATCCCTTGTTTTACCTCGGTACCGCGTTGCTGATCGTAGGCTCCTGGATACCCTTGTTCGATTGGCTGGTGTTATACCGCAGCTGGAAGAAAGAGAACCCGGGTAAAAAGGTGCCGCTGGCCGTACTGGGTACGCTCGTCAACTTCATCGTTTGGTTTGTTTGTACGCTGGCCGTTGCTTACGAAGTGCTCGTGCTGTTGCTGCCATGGGCGATGGGTTGGACGCCCACCGTGAACGTAACCCTGGCGCGTACGCTGTTCTGGTTCTTTGGTCACGCCCTGGTGTACTTCTGGTTGCTGCCGGCTTACATCATGTTCTACACGATGTTACCGAAAGTAGCGGGTGGTAAACTGTATTCTGACCTGGCCGGCCGTATCGCCTTGTTCCTCTTCCTGTTACTGAGTGTGCCCGTTGGCGTACACCACCAGTTCAGTGATCCGAACATCAGCAGTACTACCAAATGGCTGTCTACCGTGCTCACTTTCGCCGTAGCGGTGCCCAGCTTTATTACTGCGTTTACCTTGTCTGCTTCATTAGAATATGCCGGCCGCCAGCGGGGCGCCAAAGGCCTGCTCGGCTGGTTCGGCAAACTGCCTTACCTCGATAGCAACCGCTACCTGTTCGGCTACATGATCGCGGGTCTCATCCTGTTTATCTTCGGCGGATTTACCGGTATCGTAAACTCCAGCTACGCACTCAATAACGTAGTGCACAATACTTCCTGGCTGCCTGGTCACTTCCATATGACCGTTGCGGGACCAGTGTTCCTGGCCATGATCGCCATGAGCCTGCACCTGATCGCTACTTTGCGCGGACGAAAGATCTTCCTGCCTAAAGTGAATGTGATCGTGCCTTACCTGTGGATGATCGGGGTGCTTATTTTCTCTTTCGGACTGATGTGGGGCGGATTGATGGGAGAGCCACGTCGTACTAACCTTGGTATGACCTACCTCAACCCGCAAAACGAACTGTATCATCCGCAATGGGTGCCGTCTACGATGCTGGCGTTAAGCGGTGGCTTCATCATGTTCCTGGCCGGTATGCTGTATTTCGTAGTGTTCTTCGGCACCTTCTTCAGAAAGAAAACCGAAACCGCGGGGCTTGACCTGCCAGTAAGTGAAGCTTACCATGACGAAAAAATGGTACCACTGTTCAACGGCTTCAAACCCTGGATTATCGTGATGGTGGTCATCATTCTCATCGCTTACGTGCCTGCCCTGGTGGATGTGTTGAGCAATAGTGGCCCGGGTGCGCCGCCGCACTTACCGCATAACCCGATGCCAGGCATCTAG
- a CDS encoding sensor histidine kinase gives MAIAVFILVITTYLLVWRPDYNFFDGGLMTAILLTMFIKKDAATHWMGAACTVIVVVIACLPHRNPDYAEVFIEHFFSLILVVSATLLTLFVKRLYRTLEADENQLDALFRNATEGIILTNSKGRIVLANPEVERLFGYPSNEILGKDIEILIPKRYYHSHVHQRNHYMHQPLSRPMGHGLKLFGLRKDGSEFPVEVSLSHFRQSSEDFVLAFVMDITTRRQAENEQLEQKKQLEQMAGEMQQLNQELERKVESRTNNLHEAMKQLELSQTELRDALDKEKELGEIKSRFVSMASHEFRTPLSAILSSAALIGKYTTTGDQEKREKHVHKIREAVKHLNELLEDFLSLGRIEEGKIQTTTAYLDLQSFISDTAEEVQGLLKPGQVLHRSLRGTTGFITDKRLLKHIFVNLLTNASKFSPADSPIDWQIWLQDDRIYATVTDRGMGIPDEDKPYLFSSFFRARNVTNIQGTGLGLHIVKRYVDMLQGSIEVDSEHGEGTTIRLSFPNHTT, from the coding sequence ATGGCCATCGCCGTTTTCATACTGGTGATCACCACTTACCTGCTGGTATGGCGGCCAGACTATAACTTTTTTGACGGGGGGCTGATGACGGCCATCCTGCTCACTATGTTTATTAAAAAGGACGCTGCCACCCACTGGATGGGCGCCGCGTGTACAGTCATCGTGGTCGTCATCGCGTGTTTGCCTCACCGCAACCCTGATTATGCCGAGGTTTTTATCGAACACTTCTTTTCGCTGATACTGGTGGTGAGTGCTACATTGCTTACACTTTTTGTAAAACGGTTGTACCGCACGCTCGAAGCCGATGAAAATCAGCTGGACGCCCTGTTCCGCAACGCGACGGAAGGCATTATCCTTACGAACAGCAAAGGCCGTATTGTACTGGCTAACCCGGAAGTAGAGCGGCTGTTCGGGTACCCGTCTAACGAGATACTGGGTAAGGACATAGAGATCCTGATCCCTAAAAGATATTATCACTCACACGTGCACCAGCGTAACCATTATATGCACCAGCCGCTCTCCCGCCCCATGGGCCATGGGCTGAAACTATTTGGCCTGCGCAAAGACGGATCGGAGTTCCCGGTGGAAGTGAGTCTCAGTCACTTCCGGCAGTCGTCAGAAGACTTTGTACTGGCATTTGTGATGGATATTACGACGCGCCGCCAGGCAGAGAACGAGCAGCTGGAGCAAAAGAAACAACTGGAACAGATGGCCGGCGAAATGCAGCAACTGAACCAGGAGCTGGAACGCAAAGTGGAATCGCGCACGAACAACCTGCACGAAGCCATGAAGCAACTGGAACTATCGCAAACAGAGCTGCGCGATGCATTGGACAAGGAGAAAGAACTGGGCGAGATCAAATCGCGGTTCGTATCTATGGCCTCGCACGAGTTCCGTACGCCACTGAGCGCGATACTTTCCTCCGCAGCGCTGATCGGGAAGTATACGACTACAGGCGACCAGGAGAAACGGGAGAAACACGTGCACAAGATCCGGGAAGCTGTAAAACACCTGAACGAACTGCTCGAAGACTTCCTGTCACTTGGCCGCATCGAAGAAGGAAAGATACAGACCACGACCGCTTACCTCGACCTGCAATCTTTTATTTCAGATACGGCAGAAGAGGTACAGGGGCTGCTAAAACCCGGTCAGGTACTACATCGCTCGCTGCGCGGCACTACAGGCTTTATTACCGATAAACGATTATTGAAACATATTTTCGTGAACCTGCTCACCAACGCCTCCAAGTTTTCACCGGCGGATTCGCCGATAGACTGGCAGATATGGCTGCAGGACGATCGTATATACGCCACGGTTACCGACCGCGGCATGGGCATCCCGGATGAAGATAAGCCCTACCTGTTCAGTAGCTTCTTCAGGGCACGTAATGTGACTAACATCCAGGGGACCGGGCTTGGCCTGCATATTGTGAAACGTTATGTGGATATGTTGCAGGGCAGCATTGAAGTTGACAGCGAACACGGCGAAGGCACCACGATCAGACTTAGTTTTCCAAATCATACAACCTAA